CATCGCGATCGCCCAGATGCGCCGGGCGACCCGGCCGATCACCGTGTACTCGGGGTCCATGCCGTTGGAGAAGAAGAAGGAGAGGTTCGGCGCGAAGTCGTCGACGCGCATGCCCCGCGCGAGGTAGGCCTCGACGTAGGTGAAGCCGTTGGCGAGGGTGAAGGCGAGCTGGGTGATGGGGTTCGCGCCGGCCTCGGCGATGTGGTAGCCGGAGACGGACACCGAGTAGAAGTTCTCCATCTCGTGGGCGATGAAGTACTCCTGGATGTCGGCCATCACCTTGAGGGAGAACTCGGTCGAGAAGATGCAGGTGTTCTGGCCCTGGTCCTCCTTCAAGATGTCGGCCTGGACCGTGCCGCGCACCTGTCGCAGCGCACGGGCTCGCACGAGCTCGGCCTCCTGCGCGCTCGGCGGGCGGCCGTGCTCGGCGCGGAAGCGCTCGAGCTGCTGGTCGATCGCCGCGTTGAGGAACATGGCGAGGATCGCCGGTGCCGGCCCGTTGATCGTGAGCGAGACGGAGGTCGTCGGCGCGCACAGGTCGAAGCCCTCGTAGAGGGCCTCCATGTCCTCGAGGGTGGCGACCGAGACGCCGGACGTGCCGATCTTGCCGTAGACGTCGGGGCGCTCGTCGGGGTCGAAGCCGTACAGGGTGACCGGGTCGAAGGCCGTCGAGAGTCGGGCGGCGGGCTGGCCGTCGGCGAGGAGGTGGAACCGGCGGTTCGTGCGCAGCGGGTCGCCCTCGCCGGCGAACATGCGCGTCGGCTCCTCGCCCTCGCGCTTGAAGGGGAAGACCCCGGCGGTGAAGGGGAAGCGGCCCGGGAGGTTCTCGGCGCGCAGCCACCGGTAGAGCTCGCCGTCGTCCGCGCTCGTCGGCAGCGCGACGCGCGGCACCCTCGTGCCCGCGAGGGAGTAGCGGGCGAGGCGGACGGTGCGCACGCCGCCCGCTCCGTCGAGCTCGAGCTCCTCGCCGGCGTAGGCGGCGGCTGCCTCCCGGAACGACTCGAGCAGGGCGTCGGTCTCGGCGTGCACCGCTGCCTCGGCGGCGTCGCGCAGCGCCGCGATCTCCCCGAGGCCGACGTGCTCGGCCTCGGCGAGGGCGGCGACCTCGGCGAGCTGCTGGCGCCGGCGCAGCGCCCGGGCCTGCTCGGCCGTCGTCTCGTGGTAGGCGCGCACGGTGGCCGCGATCTCGGCGAGGTAGCGGGAGCGCTCGGCGGGGACGAGGCTCGCGGCGCGGCTCGAGGCGGCCGTGGCGACCGGAGCGAGCGCCCCGCCGCCGGCCGCGGCCAGCGCGCCGGGCACGAGCCGGTCGCGAAGGTGCTGGTAGAGGGCGGTCACCCCGTCGTCGTTGAAGTGCGAGGCGACCGTGCCGAACACGGGCGCCTCCTCGTTCGCGCTCGAGGTGCCGAGGTGCTCGCGCGCCCAGTGGCGGCGCACGTCGCGCAGGGCGTCGCGCGCGCCCTGCCGGTCGAACTTGTTGATCGCCACGACGTCCGCGAGCGCGAGCATCTCGATCTTCTCGAGCTGGGAGGCGGCGCCGTACTCGGGGGTCATGACGTAGAGCGAGACGTCGGCGACATCGACGATCGCCGCGTCCCGCTGGCCGATGCCGGGGGTCTCGACGATGACGAGGTCGTAGCCGGCGGCCCGGAAGGCGTCGACGACGGCCGGCACGTGCTCGGGCACCTCGGCGACCGAGGTGCGCGTCGCCATCGAGCGGAAGAAGACGAGCGGGGTGTCGATGGCGTTCATGCGGATGCGGTCGCCGAGCAGCGCGCCGCCACCGCGTCGGCGAGTCGGGTCGATCGCGAGCAGCGCGATGCGCAGCTTGTCGCCGAGGTCGAGCCGGAAACGCCGGAGGAGCTCGTCGGTGAGCGACGACTTGCCCGAGCCCCCCGTGCCGGTGACGCCGAGGACGGGGACGTGGCGCCGCCGAGCTGCCGCGGCGATCTCGGCTCGGGCCGCCTCGTCGAGCCTCCCCTGCTCGAGGGCGGTGATCGTCCGGGCCAGCGCGAGCTGGTCGCCGAGGTACAGGTCGGCGAGGCGGGGCGGGCTCGACGCGAGGTCCCGGTCGCACTCCTCGACGAGCAGGTTCACCATCCGGGCGAGGCCGAGGCGCTGGCCGTCGTCGGGGGAGAAGATCTTGCGCACGCCGTAGGCCTCGAGCTCGGCGATCTCGGCGGGGACGATGACGCCGCCGCCGCCCCCGTAGACGAGGACGTCGCCGCGCCCCGCGTCGCGCAGGCAGTCGACGAGGTACTTGAAGTACTCGACGTGCCCCCCCTGGTAGGAGCTGACGGCGACGCCCTGCACGTCCTCGGCCACCGCGGCGGCGACGACCTCGGCGACGGAGCGGTTGTGGCCGAGGTGGATCACCTCCGCTCCCTGTGCCTGCAGGAGGCGGCGGATCAGGTTGATCGCCGCGTCGTGCCCGTCGAACAGGCTCGCCGCCGTGACGATGCGCACCGGGTGCACCGGACGGTGGAGGCCCGCTGGCGTGGCTGCGCGCTTCATAGGATTGACGATAGTCGTACATCCAACTATATGAGGTCCGTGCCAGCTGCCGTGCCCGGTCCGGTAACGTGCGGACGACGCCGACACGATCCCGGCCGCAAGGAGTCGTACCGTGGTCCGTCGCAGACCCCTGGCGTTCGATCCGATCGAGCTCGCGCGCGAGCAGTGGGTGGCGCACGGCTGGCCGGCCGCGGCACCGGGGATGGCCGCCGTGACCTCGATCATGCGGGCCCAGCAGCTCTACCTCGCTCGGGTCGAGGCCGTGCTGCGGCCCTTCGGCCTCACGTTCGCCCGCTACGAGCTGCTCATGCTGCTCTCCTTCAGCCGCACCGGGGCGATGCCGTTGAGCCGCGTCGGCGCCCGCCTCCAGGTCCACCCGACGAGCGTCACGAACCTCGTCGACCGGCTGGAGCGCCAGCGCCTCGTCGAGCGGCTCCCGCACCCGACGGACCGCCGGACGACGCTCGCCGCCATCCTCCCCGCGGGGCGGGACGTCGCCGAGAAGGCGACCGCTGCCCTGAACGAGGAGGTCTTCGAGGCCCCCGGCCTCGACGAGGGGGACCTGCGCGACCTCTTCGCCATCCTCCGGCGCCTGCGCGTCGCCTCGGGGGACATCGATCCCGCGCCCGAGGGCGCGCCGGCCTCGGGGCGCTCGCGCCGAGCGGCGCCCCAGGGCGGGCGGCGGCGGTGAGGCGGTGAGCGCGGCCGTGCCGGTCCGCTACGAGCCGCAGGGGCACGTCGGGGTGGTCCGCCTCGACGGGGGGCGGCTGAACGTGCTGTCGAGGGCGCTGCTCGACGAGCTCTCGGGCCTCGTCGCCTCGCTCGGTGCCGACCCGCCGCGCGCGCTCGTCCTCTGGGGCGGCGCAGCGCACTTCGCTGCCGGTGCGGAGGTGGCCGAGCTGGCGGACCCCGCGCGCGCCCCCGGCCTCCTCGACGCCTTCCGCCGCGCCTGCGATGGCCTCGCCGGCTTCCCGCGGCCGACGCTCGCGGCGGTCGCCGGCTACGCCCTCGGCGGCGGCCTCGAGCTCGCGCTCGCCTGTGACCTGCGCTTCGCCGCGGCCGGCGCCCGTCTCGGGCTGCCCGAGGTGACGCTCGGGATCATCCCCGGGGCCGGCGGCACCCAGCGCCTGGCGCGCCTCGTCGGGCCCGCGCGCGCGAAGGAGCTCATCTTCACCGGCCGCCACGTCCCCGCTGCCGAGGCCCTCGCCATGGGGCTCGTCGACCGGGTGGTCGACGACGGCGCCCTGCTCGAGGAGGCGCTCTCCTTCACCGGCAGGCTCGCCACGGGCGCCGTGCTCGCCCAGTCGCTCGCCAAGCGGGCCGTCGACGCCGGCCTCGGCCGGCCGATCGCCGAGGGCCTGGACATCGAGCGGGCGGCGATGGACGAGGTGCTCGCAACCCAGGACGCGGCGAGAGGCATGGCGGCGTTCCTCGAGCGGCGCCGAGGGGAGGTCCGCTTTGCCGGCCAGTGATCGCCTCGGTGACGGCGGGGACGGCGCGATCGGGCGCGTCGGCGTCCTCGGCTGCGGCCAGATGGGGTCGGGGATCGCCGAGGTGTGTGCGCGCGCGGGCCTCGAG
The window above is part of the Acidimicrobiales bacterium genome. Proteins encoded here:
- the icmF gene encoding fused isobutyryl-CoA mutase/GTPase IcmF, with protein sequence MKRAATPAGLHRPVHPVRIVTAASLFDGHDAAINLIRRLLQAQGAEVIHLGHNRSVAEVVAAAVAEDVQGVAVSSYQGGHVEYFKYLVDCLRDAGRGDVLVYGGGGGVIVPAEIAELEAYGVRKIFSPDDGQRLGLARMVNLLVEECDRDLASSPPRLADLYLGDQLALARTITALEQGRLDEAARAEIAAAARRRHVPVLGVTGTGGSGKSSLTDELLRRFRLDLGDKLRIALLAIDPTRRRGGGALLGDRIRMNAIDTPLVFFRSMATRTSVAEVPEHVPAVVDAFRAAGYDLVIVETPGIGQRDAAIVDVADVSLYVMTPEYGAASQLEKIEMLALADVVAINKFDRQGARDALRDVRRHWAREHLGTSSANEEAPVFGTVASHFNDDGVTALYQHLRDRLVPGALAAAGGGALAPVATAASSRAASLVPAERSRYLAEIAATVRAYHETTAEQARALRRRQQLAEVAALAEAEHVGLGEIAALRDAAEAAVHAETDALLESFREAAAAYAGEELELDGAGGVRTVRLARYSLAGTRVPRVALPTSADDGELYRWLRAENLPGRFPFTAGVFPFKREGEEPTRMFAGEGDPLRTNRRFHLLADGQPAARLSTAFDPVTLYGFDPDERPDVYGKIGTSGVSVATLEDMEALYEGFDLCAPTTSVSLTINGPAPAILAMFLNAAIDQQLERFRAEHGRPPSAQEAELVRARALRQVRGTVQADILKEDQGQNTCIFSTEFSLKVMADIQEYFIAHEMENFYSVSVSGYHIAEAGANPITQLAFTLANGFTYVEAYLARGMRVDDFAPNLSFFFSNGMDPEYTVIGRVARRIWAIAMRDRYGANERSQRLKYHIQTSGRSLHAQEIAFNDIRTTLQALCAVYDNANSLHTNAFDEAITTPTEESVRRALAIQLIINREWGLAYNENPLQGSFVVEELTDLVEAAVLEELERLSERGGVLGAMEAGYQRGRIQDDSARYEQAKHDGSLPIVGVNVFTRPDGEKPEGLELARSTDEEKRRQLARLADFHARHAEDAPGALARLREVALAGGNVFAELMETVRHASLGQISATLFEVGGSYRRAL
- a CDS encoding MarR family transcriptional regulator — translated: MVRRRPLAFDPIELAREQWVAHGWPAAAPGMAAVTSIMRAQQLYLARVEAVLRPFGLTFARYELLMLLSFSRTGAMPLSRVGARLQVHPTSVTNLVDRLERQRLVERLPHPTDRRTTLAAILPAGRDVAEKATAALNEEVFEAPGLDEGDLRDLFAILRRLRVASGDIDPAPEGAPASGRSRRAAPQGGRRR
- a CDS encoding enoyl-CoA hydratase-related protein, translating into MSAAVPVRYEPQGHVGVVRLDGGRLNVLSRALLDELSGLVASLGADPPRALVLWGGAAHFAAGAEVAELADPARAPGLLDAFRRACDGLAGFPRPTLAAVAGYALGGGLELALACDLRFAAAGARLGLPEVTLGIIPGAGGTQRLARLVGPARAKELIFTGRHVPAAEALAMGLVDRVVDDGALLEEALSFTGRLATGAVLAQSLAKRAVDAGLGRPIAEGLDIERAAMDEVLATQDAARGMAAFLERRRGEVRFAGQ